From one Lycium barbarum isolate Lr01 chromosome 6, ASM1917538v2, whole genome shotgun sequence genomic stretch:
- the LOC132643806 gene encoding receptor-like protein 38, whose amino-acid sequence MSGPLPSNVSILQKLYSLDLSYNSLNGTIPSWVFNLPSFRELKLHHNQFSRVADELKINPALGELDLSHDQLSGPFPSSIYSLTYLESLDLSKNNFIGLFPSSILSLTGLERLDLSSNSLSGPLPSNASMLLMLFSLDLSNNSLNDTIPSWVPSSISKLNNLRLLDLSHNNFSESDPHCLGSMIWLKVLDLRRNNFTGSLSPLCAYSTSLNTIALNGKRFEGPAPMSLLKCDHLEIFDVGNNTINDTFKAWLGTLEQLQVLILRSNKFNGPISTRKKLCFPRLQISFSLIMNSVKLQSNDEIRLWRKKMRSTICTRLAHFMRKHYYNIMIQ is encoded by the exons ATGTCTGGTCCATTGCCTAGTAATGTGAGCATTCTTCAAAAGTTATACAGTCTGGATTTGTCTTACAACTCATTGAATGGAACAATACCCTCTTGGGTGTTTAACCTCCCTTCCTTCCGTGAGTTGAAGCTCCATCATAACCAATTCAGCAGAGTGGCTGATGAGCTCAAAATAAACCCAGCATTAGGGGAGTTGGATTTAAGTCATGATCAACTCAGTGGTCCTTTTCCCTCTTCAATTTATAGCTTGACATATCTTGAAAGCTTAGATCTTTCTAAAAACAACTTCATTGGTCTATTTCCCTCTTCAATTTTAAGCTTGACAGGTCTTGAAAGGTTAGACTTATCAAGTAATTCCCTATCTGGTCCACTACCTAGCAATGCCAGTATGCTTCTAATGCTATTCAGTCTGGATTTGTCTAACAACTCACTGAATGACACAATACCTTCTTGG GTACCTTCTTCTATCTCTAAGTTGAACAATCTTAGATTACTGGATTTATCACACAATAATTTCAGTGAATCAGATCCACATTGCTTGGGAAGCATGATTTGGCTAAAGGTTCTTGACTTGAGAAGAAATAATTTCACGGGGAGTCTTTCCCCATTGTGTGCGTATAGCACTTCATTGAATACCATTGCCTTGAATGGTAAGCGTTTTGAAGGACCTGCCCCTATGTCGTTGCTCAAGTGTGATCATTTAGAAATCTTTGATGTGGGGAATAATACTATAAATGACACATTTAAAGCTTGGCTAGGAACTCTTGAACAGTTGCAAGTCCTTATATTAAGGTCGAACAAATTCAATGGACCTATAAGTACTAGGAAGAAGCTTTGCTTTCCTAGGTTGCAGATTTCTTTCTCTCTCATAATGAATTCAGTGAAACTTCAAAGCAATGATGAAATTAGATTATGGAGGAAAAAAATGAGATCAACTATATGCACACGTTTAGCACACTTTATGAGAAAGCATTACTACAATATTATGATCCAGTAA